In one window of Terriglobales bacterium DNA:
- a CDS encoding ATP-binding protein: MATAAGSAGRTGQGPRATRFPLNLPLRYRRPGEPDWHEGLTENISRSGVLFRAQDALEPKTPVELTVLLPAGTFGAGAVVNCGGFIVRTVQPTAPETLPGFAAAISDYSLQAQMRAAMEPRPHTEHGLRLMVQQLPVILWTTDRELRITSTAGAGLAALNLKPTEVIGVHLASFLQIAEPDAEAVRAHSRALRGESVAFEVQWGGRTFQAHVEPRLGPHGEVEGTMGMALDISERRQLERQFLQAQKMEAIGQLAGGVAHDFNNLLAIVIGYTDLLMDELEPTSPLVKHLKEIRKAGDRAVTLTRQLMAFSRKQVMEPRVLDLNQVVTDTDRMLRRIIGEDIDLVVVPGPDLWNVRTDPGQMEQVIMNLAVNARDAMPGGGKLTIETANVELGEADAAQHVSMKSGPYVMLAVSDNGVGMTPETQARVFEPFFTTKEKGKGTGLGLATVYGIIKQTGGYIWVYSEPGKGTTFKIYLPRVAEPVERKDRPSGAWSSIVPPKGTETVLLVEDEESVRKLARKCLEEQGYTVLEAANSDQALEICDKYDQAIHLLMTDVIMPGLDGRQLARRVTMLRPAIRVLYVSGYTENTIVHRGVLDAGIAFLQKPFRPLDLAVKVREVLDEPKDKQN; the protein is encoded by the coding sequence ATGGCGACTGCTGCAGGGTCAGCAGGCAGAACGGGACAAGGGCCGCGGGCAACGCGATTCCCGCTGAACCTCCCGCTGCGTTACCGGCGTCCGGGTGAGCCGGACTGGCACGAGGGACTGACGGAGAACATCAGCCGGTCCGGGGTGCTGTTCCGAGCGCAAGACGCGCTGGAACCGAAGACGCCGGTGGAACTAACGGTCCTGCTCCCTGCGGGCACGTTTGGCGCCGGGGCGGTGGTGAACTGCGGCGGATTCATCGTGCGCACGGTTCAACCGACGGCGCCGGAAACGCTTCCCGGCTTTGCGGCCGCGATTTCCGACTACAGCCTGCAGGCGCAGATGCGCGCAGCCATGGAACCGCGGCCGCACACCGAACACGGCCTGCGCCTGATGGTGCAGCAGCTTCCCGTCATCCTGTGGACCACCGACCGTGAGCTCCGCATCACCTCGACGGCGGGCGCAGGACTGGCAGCGCTCAACCTGAAACCTACGGAAGTGATCGGCGTCCATCTGGCCAGCTTCCTGCAGATCGCAGAGCCCGATGCCGAAGCGGTACGAGCGCATAGTCGCGCGCTGCGGGGCGAGTCGGTGGCATTCGAGGTGCAGTGGGGCGGGCGGACTTTCCAGGCACACGTGGAGCCGCGGCTGGGTCCGCACGGCGAGGTCGAGGGGACGATGGGCATGGCGCTGGACATCAGCGAACGCCGGCAACTGGAACGGCAGTTCTTGCAGGCCCAGAAGATGGAAGCCATCGGGCAGTTGGCCGGCGGAGTGGCGCACGACTTCAACAACCTGCTGGCGATCGTGATCGGCTACACCGATCTGCTCATGGATGAACTGGAGCCTACCAGCCCGCTGGTGAAACACCTGAAGGAGATCCGCAAAGCGGGCGACCGCGCGGTGACACTGACGCGGCAGCTCATGGCCTTCAGCCGCAAGCAGGTGATGGAGCCCAGGGTGCTGGATCTGAACCAGGTCGTCACCGACACCGACCGCATGCTGCGGCGGATCATCGGAGAGGACATCGATCTGGTGGTGGTGCCGGGGCCCGACTTGTGGAACGTCCGCACCGATCCCGGCCAGATGGAACAAGTCATCATGAACCTGGCCGTGAACGCGCGCGACGCCATGCCGGGGGGCGGGAAGCTGACCATCGAGACGGCCAACGTGGAACTGGGCGAGGCGGATGCGGCGCAGCACGTCAGCATGAAGTCCGGTCCTTACGTCATGCTGGCGGTGAGCGACAACGGCGTGGGCATGACGCCGGAAACGCAGGCGCGGGTCTTCGAGCCCTTCTTCACCACCAAAGAGAAAGGCAAGGGCACAGGGCTGGGCCTGGCCACGGTGTACGGCATCATCAAGCAGACGGGTGGCTACATCTGGGTGTACAGCGAACCCGGCAAGGGGACGACGTTCAAGATCTATCTGCCCCGCGTGGCGGAACCCGTAGAGCGCAAGGACCGACCCTCCGGGGCGTGGAGTTCCATCGTGCCCCCCAAGGGAACGGAGACCGTGCTGCTGGTGGAGGATGAGGAATCCGTTCGCAAGCTGGCGCGAAAATGCCTGGAAGAGCAAGGCTACACGGTACTGGAAGCGGCGAACAGCGATCAGGCGCTGGAAATCTGTGACAAGTACGACCAGGCGATTCACTTGCTCATGACCGACGTGATCATGCCCGGCCTCGACGGGAGGCAACTGGCGCGGCGGGTCACCATGCTGCGCCCGGCGATCCGGGTGCTCTACGTCTCCGGCTACACGGAAAACACCATCGTGCATCGCGGCGTGCTCGATGCGGGCATCGCCTTCCTGCAGAAGCCGTTCCGGCCGCTCGATTTGGCGGTGAAAGTCCGCGAAGTGCTGGACGAGCCGAAAGACAAGCAAAACTGA